ATTCTGTGAATCTCGCCTCTTGTCCTTCTGTCATGGACCGCCATTGGAGTTTCATGCAAAAGTATTCTTCGGTTTTTTTCTTGcgcaaatatttaatttctttgtgCGTGCTTTTCCATGGATAATAATCAAGCAGGTATTTCCATACTTCGTGTCGTATTGAGTGAGCAATACCCTGTAACAGTTGGGACAGTTTTAATaactgtataatttgttacgcggcggaagcggtggtggtgtaatggttaagacgcccgtctgtggatcgaaaggtcccaggttcgaatcctactcgtgccacatgagtttgtataccaatctgactcatgtatagtagttttcatcgaccaccttccggtttgcttccggtgaaggaaaatatcgtgaggaaatctgcacaccgGTCGAttgttaacttgtgtgtgaaatggagaaggcaatggcaatccactccattactaatgccaagaaagttgttgtgtgtttaattccacttaATGAGCACGACCCTCGGCCATGAGACCTCGACGAtcatacgactatgaagagatattttattatttgattacttgataaattaattatgtctgaatgtaattaatttaattgataaataaatataaataataatctctagaaacctgaaataaatgatttttattttttatttaacattttgaaggCAAAAGATTGTCACAATGTGGTCTGTAAATGGAATACAATAACTGGCTATTCTCAaattagtcaaatcagatactcaaattatgtcaaaaacaaaatttggtatggtgcttgtatgacagtaatgtaatgtgacgtcacggattaTGGACTCAAAAAGcgtttttaatatactttaatgagaccgaaataataataaatatcataaccaataaaactgatcaattaaagtgacatttaattatcgtgtttgattAAATACCTTCATAAATGGTTTACCCAGTTGAATAGTTAATGACttctaaagaaaatatattggaaAAACAATCATAAATGATAGTGTTACTGGGATGAATAAAACTCTTCTATATCAAACTAGTGAGAGACTCACCCCTCTAAATATGAGCTGTTTGACCCCGTCTACCTCCATGACCCTCCCCTCCGGGTCCTGAAGCCCCTCCCACTTCTCCGTAGACAGTGGTGTGCCTCTGtaatagaaacaaattttgataaaaatttaacaaaaaattttaactttcgCGTTATCTTCAAAACCCTCTGAAAGATGAAAACCCTGTATATTCACCACAACAGAGGATTGGACAaggtatgaaaattattatcctactagtagaataaaatagaagaaaatacattaaaaaaaaaaaacaaatcttggAACTTTTAAGCCGGAATGCATACTTCTGGCATAATTCATTAGAGATCAAACTTCACGAGTATGTCGTAAGGAGTTATGATTACATGGCGCGTTTCGGCAAGTCCAAATATCGCCCAAAAATgtgtattgattgattttatgttatatcTTGAGAAATACATTGATTATTGATGTGATTCTTTTACTGATGTGTCTATTATGTGAATAATCACATAATAGAGTGAGAGAGATAGTATCTATGGATAACCATAGATactgtggcgacatctaccacggcACATGCGCAACACGGAACGACGACAGCCACATAGATGATCCACAACAATACGGATAGATGGTGCTATAGTCGACTCTCGTTAGAAGCGAACAAGCCTAGAACGCGCAGGCAATGGTTTTACTGAAATCGAAATTTCGTCCGGTTGCTGTTTACCTCGGTATGGAGGGTCGCGGAGGCAAGGTGGGTTTGACGCTGATGACCTCGTACTCATCGCTCTTGGTCGTGGTGGTGGCCTCCTCGAGAGCACTCATACTCTTCGTGAGGAGGTCGGCCACATCCTCTGTCACGTCCCTTTTCCCATTCGTCGCCTCGTTGCCGTAATATACTGTCAACAGGAATTTATTACACGATGATCCAATAGTAGTTGTTCGGGCTACCGAAACAACTCCGAAACTAAATGATAAACttgttgaaataataaaataatattcgagGAAAGTTACACTCAATAATTGGTAAACTGGTAATTTGATGACTTATGAAAATGAGTAACGCACGGCGATCTTGATGACCGATTGCGAACTGAATATagaattaaatagaaatattaaattatgtgaaAATGCTGACACTGTACGATGCTAGCTCGTACAGGAGTGTTATTTTGGCTATACACTACCGGCGAACAGTTTCGACGTACAATGCTGGATTTCCTTGCAGTAAATATAAGCTCCCATACAAACTATACTGGCGATATTGTACAGTCAGCAATATAGTTTGCTATTGGAGACAGTTGTcaaaatttactaatttaccTAAAATGGTGGCGACCTTAATCCGCATAGTAaattgtgactacattgtatggaaaactacaatattttcaaatgaaattcttCAATTAGTCTatatttatacctacctaaggTAGATATAGAAATAAGTTGAAAAGCATGTGTGGTACGTATAGCAAATCCATTTAGGTAGATATATAGTTTGTTAAGAtaactttttagttttcgctaataaaaaaaaagttattaaagtataaaaagtTGTCAAAAATgcgatggcgctagtgtgctgTGGCCAATCGGCAATCAAGAGTTTTGTCTCGagtaatttaacaatttaacgttcataaattgtaaactaacaaaaaatgtgagaccatttacaattttattgtaaatggTTTATACAGTTCAAAATTGGTCAATTTACAATCTCGCGAGTTAGTTTATATACTAATTATGTTAACAATTAtagggtaaaaaataaaaatcaatgcttgaataatattatgttctgCTTTGAAAGTATTctgtataacataataaattattttgaaaaatatattttgtatacaattaAAACTAGAAAGCTTTTAAGAGCCACGATACATTggcttcataaaataaatgcaaaattacttttattataggtCAGGTTAGGTTAATACATGCCTCATCAGTactttaattaagtatattctgGAAAAAGccaattaatttaacatttaatattccAAGTGACACTGCAGTTGAATATAATTCGCCGAGTGAAAAACACACTAAAATgtctataaatacaattatgaaCCATCATAAAATAGTGCATAAGACAtataattcaatattcattttggtTTCGCTATTACTTGGTTTGGACTTCGGATATATCACATACAGGCatcatttcattaaatatgcagtgaaaataatacatataacaaaaatatttactgttctatttacattgtacatttattctggtattgaaaataattatcattttatttcaatcacTTTTTGGTTCATAATCGTGACTACAGTGTACATTATGGGGAACCTTTTAACGCAGATAACAAAggaagaaaacaattttttcacatttcaaaagaacttatttttcatagaCGAAACATACGGTTTCTCTATACCCACATATaacattgaattgaaattaataatgatttattgttttaaatttattcataacaaagCTACGGGTTTACTTTATTGTCACTTAACAAAACTATGTAGAGTGCCATATTGTGTAGAAGTTTTATATGATTCTCCAATATATGTATCGAGCACAGTGATAGTAGTGTAcacgatatatttttattctgtataTTGTCGAATGCTGACTCTAACAAATTTAGTCTCGAATTGTGCGAACGACTACAGTTTAAGCCAAGACGCTTATCAGAAATTAGCCGATGTCACGGAGATCGGGAGAGGATACTTAGGGTGCATGGTAATACTTGaataggaaataaaatagggtagttgccatCCGGtcgaatttttgtttttgtcatgTCATGTAAAagacaaacattttatatctgTCTTATTAGAGCCAAACCAAAAGCAagccaaatataaattacacaagCCACGTTTAATCACcgtgtttcattatattaatgtattgtCACTCGTACAACTAGCTTATTGcgttaaaattacttaagttacattaattttatgaatagataagataatatttccattcattatttttagtttttcgtGTCCTTTATATACGGCGTGACCACTACAACGTTAGGAATTATTGATGTCTTAATAAAGTTTGTTATTCGTGTACGTATAACTGAACTAATAATTTGAACATTTTGTATatggaacatttatttttttaataataaattaaaccgtAACGTTTTATTGCAGAGTAATCAGGTAGACACGATTGCAGTGATCTTTTTGATAAACGCAACCCTGGGtcttcttataatttttagcCCAATTTACACCGCCAGCAAGCTATCATCTCAAGTAAACAAACTGAAGCTCATTTTAATGGATAGGCTTTTGGAAAATAGAGGTAAGATGAACGTATAACATAGGtgggaaaaaaaaaaactccggAGAAACCCTACACTCCATATATCAGGGAAAAAGTTCCACGTAGTAAACAATGTTGTCCAAAAACGGATTGATGGCTTGCCTCTCGAATTTTAGTCCTAGTTTGTGTTGTATGGGAAAAAACcatttgcaaataataatatagggaaaaagagacagcatgtgtaTTTTAGCTACACGTTACgtgtttttatgtttcatagtAGACTTTCTCTTACAGACAAAGACCATTACACAGCTCTAGAGAAGTTTATCAACTACATCGAGGCTCGGCCCTTTAAGTACACCATCGCTGACGTCATACCCTTAGACTGGACGCTAGTGTCTACCGTGATGAAAATTACCATTAATTACACTATTACAATACTACAAACGTATAcgaatattacaataaatacgacctcggtggcgcagtgataaagttCTTGCCCCTGAagcgaaaggtcccgggttcgatccccagtcgagTCATGAaggaaaaagatctttttctgattggcccggatcttggatgtttatctatttatttgttataaaatatagtatcgttgagttggtatcccataacaaaagtctcgagcttactttggggctagctagCTTATAAATTTATCCGTTGAGCATAATACGTAAGTCGCAAAGTGGGACAATAGTCTCAAAAAGATTAATTCTCAAAATGGCTAATTCTCTAAAGGACCAATACGGAAAATGGATAGCTTTTACCAAATCACGCCGATAGACACATGTTGTTTTCACTAAATATTTACGACAACAAATACTAAGATTATATCATTACTAGCTATactgtgtacataaataaaattaaccaaTCGATcaatgtattgttttaaaatttataattaatatattctaGAAACAAATCGACATGTTTTATTAGTAGAAAGCAAGTAATATTGATGTTACAATGAATGGCGTAATTGTACGATGAAAGCTATGTTCTATAAGCTGGAGGCCTACAAGACTGCTGCAGTAATTCGATAAATAATACGTCACGGACAAAAAAGGACCTTTTAGAAAATGGCCACGCAGTGTCAATTTTACACAAAGGTGACAATGTAAAGTagtaataaattctaaaatcaaacaacaaattatttatttggccCGAAGTAGCGTGTCATCGTTGACAGTGCGCGgacattatgaataaaatcggTTTATGGACTTCCATGACATGAATGATTAAATGGcgtataatttaaacaattcaGTAAAatgaacaaacattttattgtatttaaaatgtttaatattaattttactgtatttaaaatttttatattaattttactgtatttaaaatttttatattaattttactgtatttaaaatgtttatattcattttactgagtttaaaatgtttatattcatttaactACCATTTCAATTGCTTTATATTATTCAGATTTCAGTAAGCACTACAATTTCCTTTAGCTGTTACATCACAtatcatcaattttatttattagcaaatactaaaaataatctttgataattgtttattgtatcttgtttttgttgcaatcaaacaattttacttactaattttattattgttttcccGAGCGGTGCCGGGACGGGcctctaaattatatatatgttaaagaaataaaatatattgttttgcattcgctgataaataaaatatattgagacATAtaatggcgctagtgtgcagtcATATACAGTCTGTCTATAaagaatacaatataaaagagggcgctgtctccatttggctggcaacactgcgtgtttatcaaacaatctcgaccattatatttggtattgcaatgccAAAAAAATTTAGTTGGTTAAAAATACGTCTCCTACTCTTTACAGACAGACggtatatatgttattatatgtatatatttacccGTCCGAAGTTCTGGAGTGGGATCAGCTAGTAAAGTAAggtaaatatgtttatgtgtTATatgttgtatatgtatattatattaagtttatttcgCGAAGGAATTTTACTATTAATTCTTCTTATCGAGGGTGTTATAACTAACATTGGAGTCAAATTGTGTTCAAATCGCCCCTAGATGACGGTGGGTAATTTTTGAAgcgaaaacttctttagcggcgttgtgcactttttgtgatgggtaaaactcgcgtcaggacacgtgacctgatcgaaaattcgtaagacgtcaaaaatccataacgttaatattcaagtttttgcttctgccggcactcccggagtgcaatcCGTTTTTTTATAGCGAAGTGGTCAAAAGAGCGTGCgggttgcctgatggtaagcaaacaccgcagcccGTGGATACCGGCAACCCGATACGGGTCATCGGTGCGTTGccgactttttgagaaagcgaTAGTCTTTTCTTGAAGGCGCCAATGGCGAAACTGTTAGGGAACACCGTTGtggtaagtttaatttataatatccgCGCGCTTCACGTAACTTCTTTAAAGTTACGTGAAAAACTGACTCTGGTTAAGCGTTAACCGTCAAGATGAAATTTGTCCTCCTAGTGGTGGTGAATACAATTTGAACATGTTATGAAATAACATCggagattatttattttatttgttatctaaatacaacggtacatGTGTGTCCCATTACAGTCCTAttattaagaatatatatatatatatatatatatatatatatatatatatatatatatatatatatatatatatatatcacattaacacatttaaaaagaaacaaacaaacatttaataacactggtgtcatattttattcaagccaTTACTAGATGTCgctaggtagtcgtaaaagtaatgtcaaaTACCTTACGCGACTAGAACAGAATCCGACATTTTTTAGCAATaccacactcgataagaaagaaagagaaaggtATTCAATTTGAACAGCTCACCTATATCCGTAAGTTTGGAGAAGGCCTCCAGCGTAGTCTTGTAGGGCCTCTCCTTGAAATTGGACACGAGGCTCCACACCACGTCCGTGGTGTTCTCCGTGAAGATGTCCAGCTCCGCGAACGATCTGTTGAGCACCTGCAAtcgaaattttatcaaaacgtCGTCTTTTGTATCTGGGCACGGTAGTGCTCCCGCCAAGACGAGCCAAGCGAAGCGCAAGAGCACTACCTACCTTTTCTCGAAACGTTTCGTCGTATTTTTGACACCACACTAGTAAAGTGCACCTTACTGCCATAATAATAAGGTTGAAAATACCACATAAACATCGAGGTTTGGTCTCGACGACGACATAAGTATCTATATCATGTCTGGTCATGGCTGATTCTACAGATAAGCCATGAATATCTCCAGCTACAACTAATTTCACCTTATAGCCACAGCAATAAGGTTGAAAATCAAACCTGCGATTCAGGGTTGGGCTCGACGACGACATAAGTGTGTCTATCATGTCTGGTCTTGGCTGTCTTGACATGATTCTTCAGGTAAGCCACGAATATCTCCGCGTTGCCGTGCTGGAAGTAGAAGGTGGTCTGCCACACTCCCGGCTTCGTTGAGAACTGCATTTGTTGGTTGTTGCGCGTCACACGGAATGTTTTTAGCTCCTGCGGGatgatttataatgaaataagtaaaatttatatatactattattataaagaggtaagcttgtaagtttgtgagtttgtatgtttgaggcgggcattctccgaaactaccgaaccgatttcaaaaattatttcaccattagaaaggtgcaTTATCCAATTGACTATagtttatctcaaaattcccacgggagcctCATTccctgggcaacatctagtatttaaGTTGATTGTCTTAAGAGGTGGTGCCACTCACAGGAATCGAGCGAGGTCCTACGTAGGCAGCCAAtaagcaacaacagcattgGAGAAGGGTTCACGTAAGAGAGGCGatcggttataaaatcacaggcgCACGTTCAAAATTTCGATTCAGGGCTTCCGAATGCCGAATGCAATGAATTAATTGAATCAAAAATAGGATGCAAAATAACTCTTTCGTCACATCATTTTGTCTCACTAGAATGACACAGATTGTTTTCGTTACACTCACACTAGACGTTCCTGCACTAATGGAGAACCTAATCAAAGATCAACATTACACCTGTTAATAAGTAGCCAACACTGATCgacaattatataatagccAGCCATTCTGAATCGAGAAGAAGAaggaaacacaaaatattagaACGCTAACACTTTAATAAAGTGTTACATAAATAGCCAGCCATTCTGACTCGGGAAGTAGaaggaaaaacaaaatattagaaCGCTAAGACTTTAATAAAGTGTTACATAACTAGTCCATTTCCcgctttatataaatagtaaagtCTAAACAAAGTGAAACAACCTGAAGTGGAATCCTTATGATTCGGGCTCGGGCTGTCGCGTAATCCGACGTCATGTTACCGCTAAGTGTGCGTTGGCGACGACCTGGCAAACatagattaatttaaacagactcaatttttttataaaaactgaattatttatttacttttgaatatCCAAAGTACCAATTAGGTGTATtcacataaaataagtaaataaggtGCATTGCTTATcgatcacaaaataaaaaaagaaataattcacactcatactaatatatatatatatatattaaattaactgaTTATCATTTGATAAATTCTGACTGATAACAACTAAGTTCACGATTCTCTGTAAATTAAAtgtgtttacaaacaaatacattctAAAGTAGGTGCTCACTAGAATAATAGCAATATTATGTCATATGAATTCATCTCATCAAACAGTTCTTAAAACTGCAATGGCAACATTGACTTCGCACCAGTTTCATACTACACaatgtaatacaaaatttttctttaGCATCCTCTTACCTGATGTGCGGTATAGCTTTAACCCATCGAGTGCGGAGAATCaagacattataaataaacaattgtcATGTAGCCAGCTACATGTGATTAACTTGTCAGCAACAATACAACcaggttaaaaaataataaaaaaaatcaagataaaaatctgtttaCCAATGGTATTAACAACAGCCCACTCTTGGTCTTGCGTGTCGGACTCGATAGTGATCAAGTCATTGGGCCTCCACTCAATGCCTTTGGAGCCGTCGGGGTTGACGACGATGCACAGCATGCCAATAGAGTTGAGGTCAGTGACCGGCCGTCCGATGCACGCTTTGAGCAGCACCCCATCTTGTGTGAATAGGTCCTGAAAAACCAATgctgtatataataataatttttttttgctctcCACAATATATAGAAACTTAATCATAGTACACAGTACACACTGAGGGATAGTAACATTTCATTGTAATATTGTTGGATACTTAAAATAGACACacaaatagtgttattatatatagattaattattcaagatagattaattattataatgtttatagaTAGCACAAGTAGGCCTGTTCATTATCTGGACTAAAACAACTAGACTTAGGTACTAAAACAAACATTGTAACAACGGATATACACACttagtgataaaaaataaatgtggggtacgcaaaaaataaacaagtaataCCACAAAATGGGGCCTTTTAAAcatattctatacaaaatacatacaacTCAACAGGAAATTGCAATTTGTAGTATTTATGCTATATGTAGTAAACTCAAAATATACGTAACCAGAAATGAAACTTATAAACAACAAAGAATCATAGTAAAACGTACTTTACACTGATCAGGTAAATCCTCTACAGAACTCTCAGACATGGTGCTGGATCACAGCAATGGGTCAGTCAATTAATGTAAAAGATAAAGTACACTCGCGataatcaaaaatttttaagtttacacCATATTTCGAGAGAATTTTGTCAACAAAATTTGCAATCAAACAATTATCCGATGtcgagattttaaaatattgccaTCATATTCTTTACTTTCCAATAGAcacgttaaaaatattaaaactgcCCACTTAAAAGGTATCGGAAACAAACAATGGTAGTATATTACTAGCAGGTAGCAGATGAATATAAGTAGGCCAATCGgtatatctaatattattttttaccaaatctAAACGTGATTTACTAGTACCTATAGTTCaagaattgaataaaaatgaaaaaaaaaaaacgaatgaaatttgaatgagattaaaatttcattcttaATAAGTTGATagcaacatttttaataagttatcGTTTATTAATAGCGCGAAATGATAacgaaaatttcattttcgtaacatcattcaatattttcctAAATATAGGTAAATCATAGCTTTTGTTAGGGCAACATTAAAAGTGTCAATGTAAATGTCAAACGTGTCAGCgtcaaacaaaatcaaaatacctacattcCGTTTTACTTACAAACTAATCCAAATTTGACGTTATGTAAAATATCAGTTACAGGCGTTAAAAGTACTAACTGTGTCTGGGGTATATAAGGGATAAGTTTAATTATGTACCCTAACCTCAGAACGAGACTAACGATTACTCCCTATTACtctaatacattatataatgtgtcactttttaaaagtttaaaaaaaatataataaaaacaagatgtAGAGTAATCGCGGACGCAACCGCGAACGAATAATTACTAGatgcgcctcggggcttcgctcccgtaggaatttcggaataaaaaataccttatcTGTTATTCATACCCGTCTAGCaaacaatccatccagtaaattttgcgtgtatgattaataaacataggtacatacataagtaatcctgacaaactttcggatttataataattggtaGGATTGTGACTACAGGAcctataactatataattaatcGCTTAATTGGCCACTTTCCAACTAGTTAatttcgtaattaataaaacttaaataagtatcaattaaaatgacatttatctacataattatatttggttAATTAAATATGCACCTGTATCCATTTTGTTCCTGCCAATTTCGAGAGGTTACTGCTTTTTGTCCACACAAAaattatgtgtaaataaataaaactatggaTGTgacgaaataatttaaaactaagtgACGAATCAACCTTGGGACGAATTAACAACATTCTATTTTGAAA
This genomic stretch from Plodia interpunctella isolate USDA-ARS_2022_Savannah chromosome 16, ilPloInte3.2, whole genome shotgun sequence harbors:
- the Tbc1d15-17 gene encoding TBC1 domain family member 15 isoform X2, coding for MSESSVEDLPDQCKDLFTQDGVLLKACIGRPVTDLNSIGMLCIVVNPDGSKGIEWRPNDLITIESDTQDQEWAVVNTIGRRQRTLSGNMTSDYATARARIIRIPLQELKTFRVTRNNQQMQFSTKPGVWQTTFYFQHGNAEIFVAYLKNHVKTAKTRHDRHTYVVVEPNPESQVLNRSFAELDIFTENTTDVVWSLVSNFKERPYKTTLEAFSKLTDIVYYGNEATNGKRDVTEDVADLLTKSMSALEEATTTTKSDEYEVISVKPTLPPRPSIPRGTPLSTEKWEGLQDPEGRVMEVDGVKQLIFRGGIAHSIRHEVWKYLLDYYPWKSTHKEIKYLRKKKTEEYFCMKLQWRSMTEGQEARFTEYRERKSLVEKDVNRTDRTHPYFAGDNNPNLAVLQDILMTYVMYNFDLGYVQGMSDVLAPLLLLLDNEVDSFWCFVGFMDKIVSNFDMDQAGMKQQLQQLQQLLTFASPALAQQLEAKDSGNMYFCFRWLLVWFKREFSHRDIMRLWEVLWTGLPCANFHLLICVAILDAEMDVIMSRDYGFTEILKHVNDLSMCLDVDRILSSAEGIYHQIVSAPHLTDQIRVILGLPALGAAALGDDTTDKSNGTRPDMEEVMYQIGLDMNF
- the Tbc1d15-17 gene encoding TBC1 domain family member 15 isoform X1, which produces MSESSVEDLPDQCKDLFTQDGVLLKACIGRPVTDLNSIGMLCIVVNPDGSKGIEWRPNDLITIESDTQDQEWAVVNTIGRRQRTLSGNMTSDYATARARIIRIPLQELKTFRVTRNNQQMQFSTKPGVWQTTFYFQHGNAEIFVAYLKNHVKTAKTRHDRHTYVVVEPNPESQVLNRSFAELDIFTENTTDVVWSLVSNFKERPYKTTLEAFSKLTDIVYYGNEATNGKRDVTEDVADLLTKSMSALEEATTTTKSDEYEVISVKPTLPPRPSIPRGTPLSTEKWEGLQDPEGRVMEVDGVKQLIFRGGIAHSIRHEVWKYLLDYYPWKSTHKEIKYLRKKKTEEYFCMKLQWRSMTEGQEARFTEYRERKSLVEKDVNRTDRTHPYFAGDNNPNLAVLQDILMTYVMYNFDLGYVQGMSDVLAPLLLLLDNEVDSFWCFVGFMDKIVSNFDMDQAGMKQQLQQLQQLLTFASPALAQQLEAKDSGNMYFCFRWLLVWFKREFSHRDIMRLWEVLWTGLPCANFHLLICVAILDAEMDVIMSRDYGFTEILKHVNDLSMCLDVDRILSSAEGIYHQIVSAPHLTDQIRVILGLPALGAAALGDDTTDKSNGTRPDMEEDLLEYDGIKITIVHKTVWALLA